One Setaria viridis chromosome 3, Setaria_viridis_v4.0, whole genome shotgun sequence DNA window includes the following coding sequences:
- the LOC117848373 gene encoding guanosine nucleotide diphosphate dissociation inhibitor 2, with the protein MDEEYDVIVLGTGLKECILSGLLSVDGLKVLHMDRNDYYGGDSTSLNLNQLWKRFRGEDKPPTHLGASRDYNVDMVPKFMMANGTLVRTLIHTDVTKYLSFKAVDGSYVFSKGKIYKVPATDMEALKSPLMGLFEKRRARNFFIYVQDYNEADPKTHQGLDLTMVTTRELIAKYGLSDDTVDFIGHALALHRDDRYLDEPALDTVKRMKLYAESLARFQGGSPYIYPLYGLGELPQGFARLSAVYGGTYMLNKPECKVEFDMEGKVCGVTSEGETAKCKKVVCDPSYLLNKVRKIGRVVRAIAIMSHPIPNTNESHSVQIILPQKQLGRRSDMYVFCCSYTHNVAPRGKFIAFVSAEAETDNPQSELKPGLDLLGSVDEIFYDIYDRYEPVNEPSLDNCFVSTSYDATTHFETTVTDVLNMYTMITGKTVDLSVDLSAASAAEEY; encoded by the exons GTGTTGCACATGGACAGAAATGACTACTATGGAGGAGATTCCACCTCACTCAACCTTAACCAG CTCTGGAAGAGGTTTAGAGGGGAAGACAAGCCCCCAACACATCTAGGTGCAAGCAGGGACTACAATGTGGACATGGTGCCAAAG TTTATGATGGCAAATGGGACATTGGTTCGAACCCTCATCCACACTGATGTGACAAAGTACTTGTCATTCAAAGCTGTTGATGGGAGCTACGTTTTCAGCAAAGGGAAG ATTTACAAGGTCCCTGCCACTGATATGGAGGCGCTGAAGTCCCCTTTGATGGGCCTCTTTGAGAAGCGCAGAGCAAGGAACTTCTTCATTTACGTCCAAGATTACAATGAAGCTGATCCAAAAACCCATCAAGGATTGGACCTTACTATGGTGACGACTAGAGAACTTATAGC AAAATATGGTTTGAGCGACGATACAGTGGATTTCATTGGGCATGCACTTGCTCTTCATAGAGATGATCGCTATCTTGATGAACCAGCACTTGATACAGTGAAAAGGATGAAA CTATATGCAGAGTCTCTTGCACGCTTTCAAGGAGGCTCACCATATATTTATCCACTATACGGGTTGGGTGAGCTACCACAG GGTTTTGCACGTCTGAGTGCTGTTTATGGTGGTACTTACATGTTAAATAAGCCAGAGTGCAAG GTCGAATTTGATATGGAGGGGAAAGTATGTGGTGTTACATCTGAAGGTGAAACTGCAAAGTGCAAGAAGGTGGTCTGTGATCCTTCCTATTTACTCAACAAG GTTAGGAAGATCGGTAGGGTTGTACGCGCAATTGCTATTATGAGCCACCCAATCCCTAATACGAATGAGTCCCATTCAGTTCAGATTATTTTGCCACAGAAACAACTTGGACGCAGATCAGACAT GTATGTTTTCTGTTGCTCATACACACACAATGTTGCGCCGAGAGGGAAGTTCATTGCATTTGTGTCTGCAGAAGCCGAGACTGATAATCCCCAGTCTGAGTTAAAGCCTGGACTTGATCTACTTGGCTCTGTAGATGAGATCTTTTATGATATTTATGACAGATATGAACCAGTGAATGAACCATCTCTTGATAATTGCTTTGTCTCAACG AGCTATGATGCCACCACCCATTTTGAGACAACTGTGACAGATGTTCTTAACATGTATACAATGATCACTGGAAAG ACGGTTGATCTTAGTGTGGATTTGAGCGCTGCCAGTGCTGCGGAAGAATACTAG
- the LOC117848372 gene encoding MLO-like protein 1: MGEADEAAALQFTPTWIVAAVCSIIVLISLAAERGLHHLGKTLKKNNQRSLYEALLKVKEELMLLGFISLLMTAFQETIQRTCIPPSWTEYMLPCQRPEAHQPAGVAATRARFTAAEILGGISRARVLGEGEAGAEAGLCQMQGKVPLLSEEALHQLHIFIFVLAVAHVFFSATTMLLGGAKIHKWKQWEEEIQKNNAAGNGPKKVLPVHQLSFIREHYKGIGKDSMTLSWLHSFVKQFYGSVAKSDYNAMRLGFIMTHCRGNPNFDFHRYMMRVLESDFKKIVSTSWSLWVFVVIFLLLNVNGWHTYFWMAFLPLVLLMAIGTKLEHVIAQLAYDVASRHAAIEGDLVVKPSDEHFWFGRPRIVLHLIHFILFQNAFELSFFFWILMTYGFHSCFMDHVGFLVPRLVLGVVIQLLCSYSTLPLYAIVTQMGSYYKKEIFNEHVQQGVLGWAEKAKKRSGLKEGNSTAESMHNSTAEIMHGDDVA, translated from the exons GCGGTCTGCTCGATCATCGTGCTCATCTCCCTCGCCGCCGAACGTGGCCTCCATCACCTCGGCAAG ACGCTCAAGAAGAACAATCAGAGGTCGCTCTACGAGGCGCTCCTCAAGGTCAAAGAAG AGCTGATGCTTCTGGGGTTCATATCCCTGCTGATGACGGCGTTCCAGGAGACGATCCAGAGGACATGCATCCCTCCCAGCTGGACAGAGTACATGCTGCCGTGCCAGAGGCCGGAGGCTCACCAGCCTGCCGGGGTCGCCGCCACGAGAGCGCGTTTTACCGCCGCCGAGATCCTCGGAGGGATCAGCAGGGCGCGGGTGCTCGGAGAGGGTGAGGCTGGGGCCGAGGCCGGGCTCTGCCAGATGCAG GGAAAAGTTCCACTGCTGTCGGAAGAAGCCTTGCACCAGCTGCACATTTTCATATTTGTTCTTGCTGTGGCGCATGTCTTTTTCAGTGCTACAACCATGCTTCTGGGAGGTGCAAAG ATACACAAATGGAAACAGTGGGAGgaggaaattcagaaaaacaatgCTGCAGGAAACG GACCTAAGAAGGTGCTACCTGTGCATCAACTTTCATTCATTAGAGAACATTACAAGGGGATTGGCAAAGATTCTATGACATTGTCTTGGCTG CATTCATTTGTTAAGCAGTTTTATGGTTCAGTAGCTAAATCGGACTACAACGCAATGCGTCTTGGTTTTATCATG ACACACTGCCGCGGAAATCCAAATTTTGATTTCCACAGATACATGATGAGGGTTTTAGAGTCTGATTTCAAGAAAATAGTCAGTACAAG CTGGTCCTTGTGGGTCTTCGTTGTGATATTTCTGTTGCTGAATGTGAATG GTTGGCACACATATTTTTGGATGGCTTTCCTCCCCCTTGTT CTTCTGATGGCTATTGGCACCAAGCTGGAGCACGTCATAGCTCAGCTAGCCTACGATGTAGCCTCGAGGCACGCGGCGATCGAGGGCGATTTGGTTGTGAAGCCATCAGACGAGCACTTCTGGTTCGGGCGGCCGCGGATCGTCCTGCACCTCATCCACTTCATCCTCTTTCAGAACGCGTTTGAGCTCTCGTTCTTCTTCTGGATACTG ATGACCTATGGATTCCACTCCTGCTTCATGGACCATGTCGGTTTCTTGGTGCCAAGGCTCGTTCTTGG GGTCGTCATTCAGCTTCTCTGCAGCTACAGCACCCTGCCTCTGTATGCAATTGTAACCCAG ATGGGGAGCTACTACAAGAAGGAGATCTTCAACGAGCACGTGCAGCAGGGCGTCCTGGGCTGGGCGGAGAAGGCCAAGAAGAGATCGGGGTTGAAGGAGGGCAACTCCACGGCCGAATCCATGCACAACTCCACGGCCGAAATCATGCACGGCGACGATGTGGCCTAG